The DNA region aaagcagCCTTTGGAGCTATCAAGGATAAAGTTCATAAGAGGATTATGGGTTGGAAAAGAAGTCTATTGTCATCAGGTGGCAGGCACACGCTATTGAGAGGAGTGGGGAGGCAatttctatttatacactctcttgttTCAAGCTCCTGGACACGTTGTTGACTGAGATTCATAGCATGCTCTCGCAATTTTGGTGGGGTCAAAAAGGCGCAGAACGAAGAATGGTTTGGATTAAATGGGACACAATGACGAGACCGAAGAAAGATAGAGGGCTGGGGATCAAGGATCTAAGGGCGCAAAATTTGGCTTTATTTGGCAAGCAATGTTGGCGTCTAATGAAATACCCTAATTCTACTctatcaagaatgctcaaagctatcAGATATACAGATTTCCTACATGCAGAGATAGGAAGCGTACCGTCGTGGGGCTGGAGAAGTGTTCTTGAAGGGCGCAAGGTGATCGAGAAAGGCTTGATATGAAAAATAGGCTCTGGTACTAATGTTCGCATGTTCCATGACCCCTGACTCCCACTACTAGTGCCCCTTAATGTCCCTCAAAATGCACTCACAATCCCGTCAAATCTGCAAGTGTATTACGTTAGTGCGTTACTAAATCCTGATAGAAGCTGGAATAGAAATATGATTGAGTCAATTTTTTCAGTTGatatatgcaataaaattttttcaatcaaaccaacagaCGAGGATGAAGTTAATTGGTGCTGGACAAAATCTGGTATATATGAAGTTGGGTCAGGATACAAAATTGCTTATGAATTCTTTTATTCTCCTACTTCATTGAGGCCCCAGAACATACAGAACAACAGAGTCTGGAATAGTATTTGGGAATTGAAATTACCTCATAAAATTAAGGTTTTTCTATGGAAAAGTCTTCATGAAAAGCTTCCGGTGTTGCAACAAGTTCACAGCCGGTTCGCATCCACTCTTGCCACTTGTCCAAGATGCATGTTGAAGGCTGAATCAATTTCTTATGCTTTGTTCCATTGCCCCCTGTCTTCAATAATATGGAGCTTAAACTTAATAACCCCTGACCTATGGATGAGAGAAGAAGAGACATTTTTCAATTGGTGGCAACAAGTCTTATCCTGGGTAGCGGCTCAATTCGACGGTAGACAAAAGACCTTTCTTATAGCGGCACTGTGTTGGAACACTTGAAAAATGAGGAATCGGTGTGTTTTTGAGAAGGTAATAAGGCCGACACCAGAGATAGTGAAAGAAACTAACAATTTAGTGCGTGAACTCGTGAGACATTCCTGATAAATGCTGctaattttttttactcttacTTTATTCTTTTCTAAGTTCTTAATCTTTTAGTTATAGTTGGTGAtaaatgaaaatatttaatttttttatacttcttTATAGAAACacttttgttttatattaataaaataacatttatcttttgaaaaaaaatgtaataTGATTGTATGTTTGTTAACTAGAATGATTGGACCTAGTCGTATTTGGGTTGATGCGTTAATACTTAATAAGATGTGTGGTTTTAGTGGTGAATTAGCATGTTGATGTTGTTTGGATTTTGGAATATTCATAATTCATTGGTGGTTTTAGTTTACTTCAGATTCGGATCGGATCTTGGATATGCATGTGGTTATCATTGCACGATAAGAAAAGCAGTTCAGCTTATCTGTCTTTTCAAtaacttttatataaaataattcatATGCATGGAACACGCGGGGATCATGTAATCATACCCTTGCACAATTATTTCTGCCACGGACCCACGGTAATACATCTTGGTTTCGGACATATTTTTAGGTaggtttcaaaaattttatcaaatgaaATTACTTAtctcaaatatttaaattaataaaaaaagataatattaatagttatttttttattttaaaatttattaaaaattaaatttttgactttttaaatataaaattatgatattatatcataaaattattaattttaaaaatttatactaataaaaaatattaataattatatttttaataaaaaaatattattgatatactaaaattaattattaaaattaatcatcacatatatataatttaatttatttttaatatatattttatattttaatatttattttatcttaataattaattttaatagttaattttaatatatatttagtgcatgtttgggtgtcattattttgttaaaaaagatcttttttcaatgaaaaaagatctttttttattttttaacgtgtttggcaaatttctagtagtaaaagtaaaagcactagtaaaataaaaaaaagatcttttttgagaagctgtaatttacatctttttttaaaagatcttttttccttaaaaaaaagatgtttttcatgtaataaataaacaaaaaagtacttttatattgttatacccaaacataattgatagataaaaagacctttttacatgagatatccaaacataaaattacttttacttctctataagatcttttaaaaaaagataactagaaaaaagatcttttcttagaagctcacccaaacaagcccttaacataattgataatcaatgtttaaaattttaaaatatttattgtgtatttttagtgaaataaaaaattcaaaattttctcttaatattaattttttttttgtgcctATAGGACAGATTTAGCTAACCGCTCTTTAGTTTATTAGTAGACATTAGAATCATCCTTGATGCTTTAGTTCTAACTTCTAAGTGAAAATTCAGATAAAAAACTTGACTGAAAATTGAAATCCTATATAACACAATTTTTCAAATGGATTGATGATGATGACTGGGATTAAATCTATGCAttatgagaattttttttttgcgtGCTTTATCACAAAGCTCAATATGATGTACCATTGTAGTCTTATTGCAATAATATTATTTCTGCCGGCTTTTTTTTTCTCTGGTTATGTATATTAAGTCGTCTAACGAGATTTGACgatgaaaaaacaaaataaacacatttaaataaataaagatggTTGTTAATATATGAATATACTttcgaatgaaaataataaataagatttatatatatattatattaaaaatataattaaatatgttaaattatttaataatattgaatcattattttatataaaaatatttttatataaataataataaaaataaattaatctatTATTTAAAACATAAAGTAATTGTTGCAGCCTGGCCCAAACAGATTGCGGGCCGACCCGATCCGTAGaccacccgacccgaacggttGGGTGCGAGCTGCTTAACCACCGACCCGGACATGCGTCTTTGGCAGCTCATCACTACAGCTATATAAGGAAGTTTCGAGGAAGGTGGGTCTTCTCTTGTGGGACCCACTTCTGACACagtatatatggggagggtcctacccctcccccaaggtacgacACCTACCACTTTATCCCTTTTTCGCCTGCACACTAaactgacaagagcgtcggagtgtctttgcaggtgacaccccccttcACATCCAGAGCTCGGAACGTCAGCTACTCCAGCTTCACCCTCGCGACCTGGTCCCAGGCCACACCCCACCTATCAACTCAAGGATCctcccgaaccgtccggtacccgagcTACCGAACaatggcgccgtctgtggggaccgcCTAAATGGACATCGTGTAAGGTCCAGGGGACCATGGCCGCGCGACGGGCCTTGAGGGGGCAGCCTCCGTTGCCTCTCCACGGGAGCGGCTGAGGTCCCCCCCGCGACGTACCGAGCCACAGTCGAGAGCTCAGGAAAGACGCCCCTTCGGGGGAACTGGTGGCGACAGCGCTAGGATAATGCAGGAACTGCGCCATAGGGTGTAGAACCTTGAGCGCCAACTAGCGGATCAGGAGCATCGTCAGCAAACTTCCGACCCTGACTACTCCCAGTCTCCCGAAAGCCGAGGAAGAACCTCCCACCGAAGTCGCTCCCGGCACGCTTCCGCTTCAAGATCGAAATCGGAAAGTAGCCGGGAAGATCAGGAACACCCGAGAAGACGACATGACACAATCATCTACGCCCGAGGTAAGGGGGCGCGCGCCACCAGGTGAGATCGCGAAAGCGGCGAAGAGAGATCTGGGGGAACACGGCGACCCGTGATAATGGGTGCCACCCCATTCCATCGTTCCATCCTCGAGGTCCGGTTGCCAAAGCACTTtgacaaaccaacggacatgaggtataaCGGAACCCAAGATCCACAGGAGCAcctcacggcctttgaggccaggatgaacctggaggGAGTAGGAGACGAAGTAAGGCGCCGCGCCTTCCCGGTCACCCTGGCAGGGCCTGCGATACGGTGGTTCAACAGCCTCCCGCAGGGCTCGGTGGCCGGCTTCTCGGATATTAGTCGTGCCTTCCTAGCACAATTCACCACCAGAATCGCAAAGGCAAAGCACCGGATCAATCTGCTCGGCGTGACTCAGAGGACCGGCGAGCTGACCAGAAAGTATCTAGACCGGTTCAACGATGAGTGCTTGGAGATTGAGGGGTTAACTGATTCGGTGgctagtctctgtttgacgaatgGACTCCTTAACGAGGACTTCAGAAAGCACCTCACCACGAAGCCGGTCTGGACGATGCAAGAGATCCAAACTGTAGCAAGGAATACATTAACgatgaggaagtcaatcaagtTGTGTCCGCCAACAAGCGGCAGCCCTCTTACAATCAACCCAGGAAGCATGGTAATGGAGAAAGGTAGAAGGAGCATGCCAGAGACGGCGGTCCGAGCAAGACACCCAGACCGTTTCCTCGTGTCGGAAAATGCACCAATTACACTCCCTTTACCCTCCCCATCATagaagtttaccaacagatagcCGAGAAGGGAATCTTGTCGAAGCCCCGACCTCTGAAGGACCGAATCAGGGGAAACAAGAGCCTCTACTGTGATTACCATAAGGGCTACGGACACAAGACACAGGACTGCTTCGACCTGAAGGATGCACTAGAATAAGCAATTAGGGACGGAAAACTAGCCGAATTCACCCACCTTATCAGAGAGCCGAGGAGACGAAATCGCGACCACGATGGGGAAGACAAGACCCGGACGGTGAAGCAACGACAGGAGCCAGAGGACAACGACCACGGCCTTACCGTGGTGAATGTAGTAACCGTAAGAAACACAGCTCCAAGGTCGAGATCGGCGCACAAGAAAGACACCAAAGTCTTGGCGGTCTCCTCCTCATCTACGCGAAGCTCCAAAAGGCTTCCATCCATCTCTTTCGGTCCGGAAGACCAATGGTTCAACGAGGTCCTGGAAgccccccatggtcatcacggccagggTTGGAACTGGCCTCGTCAAATGGATCCTTGTGGATATGGGGGCAGACTCGAATATTATATTCCACAATGTGTTCGATGCATTGGGGTTACGGGATGCCGACCTAACAACTCACCAGCACGGTGTCGTAGGACtaggcgaccacttcatcaagccggaTGGGATAATCTCCCTTCCAGCCTCCGTAAGACAAGGACAGGGGCGAAGATCGATAATGGCTAAGTTCGTAGTTCTACGGGACTCCACAGTCTACAACATCATCCTAGGGAGGAAAACCATTAATGATGTTGGGGCAGTGATCAGTACGAAGCTGCTGGTAATGAAGTTTATCGCTGATGATGGATCTGTAGGATCCATAAAAGGATATTTGGAAATGACACTCGCTTACGACAACGCTAGCCTCTCCTTGAGGAAAAAATCTAAAGAAGCATCAGGGGTGTTCCTCGCCGACCTGGACACTAGAGTCGGCGACAAGCCCAAACCCGAGCCAGAGGGGGACCTGGAAAAGTTTAGGGTCAGGAACACGGAAGAGAAGTTCACGTTCATAAACAGAAACCTCCCACATGAATTAAAAGAGCCTTTGGTAGAAATGATTAGGGCCAATGGCGATTTGTTTGCCTGGACGCCAGCCGATATGCCAGGTATAGACCCCCAACTCATGTCACACCACTTGGCTGTCAAGCCGGAAGCCTGACCAGTGGCTCAAAGGAGAGGAAGATGTCATAGGAAAGAGCAGAagaggtggccaggcagacggctAGCCTCCTAGAAACAGGTTTTATCCGAGAACTAGACTACTCGACCTGGCTGTCAAATGTAGTTCTGGTAAAAAAGCACAATGGGAGATGGAGGATGTATGTGGACTattccgatctcaacaaagcatgtcccaaggactgctacccccttTCCATCATTGATGCACCTGTTGATGCGGCGGCGGGGTACCGGTATCTAAGCTTTATGGATGCTTATTCCagatacaatcagataccgatgcaccggcctGACGAGGATAAAacagcgttcataacgccaggaggaaTCTATTGCTACAAGGTGATGCCTTTGGCCTGAAAAACGCGGGCACCAcgtaccagaggctaatgaacaagatattcagcgATCTCATAGGCAAGATGGTGGAAGTCTATGTAGATGACATCCTAGCAAAGACCACCTGGCCTGATGACCTCCTAAGCGACCTGGGGAATGTGTTCGCGTCCctccgacaacacggcatgaggctcaacccactCAAATGCGCCTTTGCCATGGAGGTCAGAGTTCCTCGaattcatgataacccaaaggggGGTGGAAGGCAACCCTGAAAAGTGCCAAGCTATACTCCAAATGAAAAGCCCGGGCTGTGTCAAAGACATCCAAAGGCTCACCCCGCTGTCCCGCATCCTCGGAGCATCGGCAACGAAAGCCCTGCCCTTCTTCAATCTGATGAGAAAGGGTATAGTGTTTGAATGGACTCCTGTGTGCGAGGAGGCGTTCAATCACTTCAAAGAGATCCTGGTAGCACCCCCGGTACTCGAGAAGCCCAAGGTCAGAGAACCACTCTACCTATACCTGGCCATAACGGAGGAAGCGCTTGCAGTGGTTTTGGGGCGGGAAGAAGGGAAGGCTCAGCAGCCAATTTACTTTGTGAGTAGAGCGCTGCAAGGAGCAGAACCAAGGTATAGCAAATTGGAGAAGCTGGCACTGGCACTCTTGACCTCTTCCCGTAGACTAAGGCAATACTTCCAAAGCCACCAGATCGTTGTGAGAACAGACCAGGGAATCCGTCAAGTGCTCCAAAAACCCGATTTAGtgggaagaatgatgacttgggccATCGAGCTCTCCCAGTACGATTTACGATACGAACCCCGACACGCGATTAAGGCACAAGCAATGGCAGAGTTCCTGGTGGAAGTAACAGGGGACCCAACCGAAGAAGCGGGCATACGGTGGAGGTTCCATGTAgacggggcctccaaccaaacATCGGGGGATACCGGGATCATCTTAGAAAGCCTAGCTGGGGTCATATACGAACAATCGACCAAGTTCGAGTTCCCTAtgtcgaacaaccaagcagaatacgaggccctctTGAGAGGCCTAACCCTAGCTCAGGAAGTCGGGGCGACGAGGCTAGAGGTGTGTAGCGATTCACAGGTCGTCACCTCACAAGTAAACagaagctaccaagccagagactcGCTATTGCAAAAGTGCTTGGAGAAGGTTAGAGAGTTGGGCAAGCAGTTCGAGGAAGTCACGATCCAACATGTTCCAagggaaaggaacacacgggcagacctcctatcTAAGCTAGCAAGCACGAAACCGAGAGTCGGCAACCGATCTCTCATCAAAGGCATGGTAAAGGAACCAGTAGTTGTCCTCCACTTGAAAAAGTTAGGCCCCTCTTGGTTGGACTCCATCATTGATTTCCTGAAAAACGGCAGCCTCCCTGACGATGAGAAGGTAGCTAAAGCGTTGAGAAGGGAGGCAACCAAATATGCAACCATACAGGGACAACTGTTTaaaaagggactcagccagcCCCTATTGAAGTGCCCGCatcccgaccagacggactatgtACTCAGAGAAGTCCACGAGGGGTGCTGCGGCCACCatatcgggggcaaagccctagcgcGAAAGCTCATTCGAGCTGGATACTACTGGCCATCGATAATGAAAGATTCCAAAGAATTCATGAGGAAATGCGTCAAGTGTCAAGAGAACGCTAACTTCCACAGAGCACCGGCTTCTGAACTAAGTCTACTGACGTCCTCCCGACCTTTCGCACAATGAGGAGTCGACCTCTTGGGACATTTCTCGGTTGgtccggggcaagtcaaatatctcatagttgccatcgactactacaccaaatggatagaggccaaaccactggccagcatatcctcatccaattgtAGAAAATTCATGTGGAGGTAGCTGATAACCCGATTCGGCATCCCAGAAGTCGTCATCTTAGACAACGGGACACAATTCACTGACAAGAACTTCATAGAATTCCTCACCGGCCTGGGTATAAAACCGAAAATCTCTTCGGTAAAGCACCCCAGACGAATGGGCAAGTCGAGTCCGCAAATAAGGTCATCTTGCTGGGCCTCAAGAAGTGGCTGGATAACAAAAAAGGTGCATGGGCCGACGAACTCGCTTTGGTCCTTTGGTCTTACCGTACAACCGAGCAGTCCTCCACAGGAGAAACCCCCTTCTGCCTGACGTACGGGGTGGACGCGATGATACCCGTGGAGATCGGCGAGCCGAGCCAGCGGTTACTTCTGAAGGGAGTATAAGAAGCAGTAGAGAAGGACCTGGTGGATGAGGCCAGAGAGATGGCCCATTTGACAGAAGTAGCACTTAAGCAAAGAATGGCCCTGCGCTACAACGCCAAAGTGCTCAGGAGGGAATTTAGAAAAAATGACCTCGTCTTGCGACGCAACGACATAGGGCTACCGACCTAAGGGGAAGGAAAACTGGtggcaaactgggaaggcccctacagggtCAAAGAAGTGCTCGATAATGGCGCCTACAAATTGGAGAAGCTCGACGGCAAAGAAATCCCGAGAACATGGAATGGAGGTAACTTGAGAAGATTTTATTCCTAGCTCAAGCACGCCGGCTAGGCGGTTTGACGAGCTCAGtaatttactattgttaaacgCTCACCATGGCTATAGACCTGTTTATTTGTCGATTACTCTTTACTTAACAAATTTCTCCATTTACTCTTCAAATTTCTCCATTTACTCTTCCCCAATTATGCGTCCCACGACAACATGTCCTTCATAACGAATGGTAAATGGGACAACAATACGACGCCCCGGGAGCCAACCAAATTAAAGCCATAACAAACGGCCGCGACAATAGCAAAGCCACGACGTGGCTTCGAACAAAGATACCAACATAACGGTAAACAAACACAAGCGACAAACATACACCGACAAAACGGTAACAAAACAAAACGAAAGTGCTACCAGGTAAGCGGATAAATACGATAATCACAAGCCGACCAAGCGACTAATAAAGTATAACAAAATTAGTTCCACAAGTTCTACAACAGAACCACAAATCCATACAAGAGCATAAGGTACAAGAGTTCATTTTTTGGGCATgtcgacaatcttgccatccttgatcATTTTGAAAACCCCAATTGCCGACGTATCAAATTCGGGAGCCACGATCTTCACTTGAGCCTTGAGAGCCTATTCGGTCATGATGATCGCGCTCTTTCCCTGCTCTCTGACCTCCTTGCTCTTCTTTTTCAGCCCCTCAACCTCAGCTTGAGCGGCCTTGGCCGACAAGACGACAACGTCACGTTCCTTCTCCAAAGCGACCACCTGACCTTGCGCGGCATTGAGCTGGCTTTCCAAAGTCATCTCCCGCTCGATCAAACGGGATACGGAAGCATCAGGAGTCTTCAAATTTTCTTAAGTAGA from Arachis hypogaea cultivar Tifrunner chromosome 10, arahy.Tifrunner.gnm2.J5K5, whole genome shotgun sequence includes:
- the LOC112717834 gene encoding uncharacterized protein; translated protein: MKSPGCVKDIQRLTPLSRILGASATKALPFFNLMRKGIVFEWTPVCEEAFNHFKEILVAPPVLEKPKVREPLYLYLAITEEALAVVLGREEGKAQQPIYFVSRALQGAEPRYSKLEKLALALLTSSRRLRQYFQSHQIVVRTDQGIRQVLQKPDLVGRMMTWAIELSQYDLRYEPRHAIKAQAMAEFLVEVTGDPTEEAGIRWRFHVDGASNQTSGDTGIILESLAGVIYEQSTKFEFPMSNNQAEYEALLRGLTLAQEVGATRLEVCSDSQVVTSQVNRSYQARDSLLQKCLEKVRELGKQFEEVTIQHVPRERNTRADLLSKLASTKPRVGNRSLIKGMVKEPVVVLHLKKLGPSWLDSIIDFLKNGSLPDDEKVAKALRREATKYATIQGQLFKKGLSQPLLKCPHPDQTDYVLREVHEGCCGHHIGGKALARKLIRAGYYWPSIMKDSKEFMRKCVKCQENANFHRAPASELSLLTSSRPFAQ